One Diospyros lotus cultivar Yz01 chromosome 1, ASM1463336v1, whole genome shotgun sequence genomic window carries:
- the LOC127801564 gene encoding uncharacterized protein LOC127801564 — translation MVGAYLKDVSFNHWARSFSDGKRFDIIMKNIAECLNAALTNAQKLSIQYLMEYIRNMHQHWFYERQGDANGNSGGIIELNARSCTCRVFEFDQLPCGHALVAARSCIIDPYTLCSSYYQTKALLGAYIDSIMPAGSQADWTVMDEITSCLIAIVGYWMQMWKDDIKADDVLAATTLKFK, via the exons ATGGTCGGTGCCTATCTTAAAGATGTCAGTTTCAATCACTGGGCACGCTCATTCTCAGATGGCAAGCGATTTGATatcataatgaaaaatattgcaGAATGCTTGAATGCAGCCTTGACGAATGCACAAAAATTGTCGATTCAATATCTGATGGAGTACATCAGGAATATGCATCAACATTGGTTTTATGAGAGACAGGGTGATGCTA ATGGGAACTCCGGTGgcataattgaattgaatgcgAGAAGTTGCACATGTCGAGTGTTTGAGTTCGACCAATTGCCATGTGGACATGCCCTGGTTGCTGCACGTTCATGCATCATTGACCCATACACCTTGTGCTCCTCATACTACCAAACTAAAGCTCTCCTGGGTGCTTACATAGATTCTATAATGCCGGCGGGCAGTCAAGCTGATTGGACCGTGATGGATGAAATTACTTCTTGCTTAATTGCTATCGTCGGGTACTGGATGCAAATGTGGAAG GATGACATAAAGGCTGATGATGTATTGGCAGCAACCACGTTGAAATTCAAATAA